A single genomic interval of Zobellia nedashkovskayae harbors:
- a CDS encoding DUF4870 domain-containing protein: protein MESTLTKHERNLAAMVHASSFSKFFIPFGNFIIPLVLWIANKKDSALVDYSGKQVLNFQISLLLYSIVLGIISIPFFVGFFPDFLDSSLFGLNHLNDYNNLNIDFSEAFKFSSWLFPLGVAGLAHGALFVVNVVYTILAVIKTNEGQEFSYPITIKFLK from the coding sequence ATGGAAAGTACACTAACAAAACACGAAAGAAATTTAGCCGCAATGGTGCACGCTTCTTCTTTTTCAAAATTCTTTATTCCTTTCGGAAATTTTATTATTCCGTTGGTATTATGGATTGCTAATAAAAAGGATTCTGCACTTGTAGACTATTCAGGAAAACAGGTTTTAAACTTTCAGATTAGCCTTCTACTCTACTCTATTGTTTTGGGAATCATTAGTATACCATTCTTTGTTGGTTTCTTTCCTGATTTTTTAGATAGCAGTTTATTTGGCCTAAACCACTTGAACGATTATAATAATCTAAACATTGACTTTAGTGAAGCATTTAAATTTAGTTCTTGGTTATTTCCGTTAGGTGTTGCCGGTCTAGCTCATGGTGCTTTGTTTGTTGTGAATGTAGTTTACACTATTCTAGCGGTCATTAAAACTAACGAAGGCCAAGAGTTTTCTTATCCGATTACTATAAAGTTTTTGAAATAA
- a CDS encoding DUF6268 family outer membrane beta-barrel protein: MKKVLILLVLIAVNWSYAQDTDDIYVNSEFFPSSDIASQVKLEAGIAIPLVNTNKEKLTIGGKIQNSSFSFVDRNVPFETNQIEDFNSFSLKFKYQRNLGNDWYVNLMGESQVSSNFDEQQITSDDVFFNALVTLNKYSEEKNSMWTVGAVYDIQYGLYHPIPIIAYTKRINDAWAYKIGAPDSGVKWSLGENHDFEGFASLTGFTSNINDGIEVYKEDYTGTFRQTSFLIGLGYNFTFWDNFKATVTGGYTVYNRMQIQDYNNDEVYDFEMTNSSYLNVGLKYSFKNNSKVKSLY; this comes from the coding sequence ATGAAGAAAGTCTTGATTCTCCTAGTGTTAATAGCAGTTAATTGGTCTTATGCCCAAGATACAGATGATATTTATGTTAACTCCGAATTTTTTCCAAGTTCAGATATAGCAAGCCAAGTTAAACTAGAAGCAGGTATTGCTATTCCATTAGTTAATACCAACAAGGAAAAACTAACCATTGGAGGAAAAATTCAGAATTCAAGTTTTAGTTTTGTAGACAGAAATGTACCTTTTGAAACGAATCAAATTGAAGATTTTAATTCCTTTAGTTTAAAATTTAAGTACCAAAGAAATTTGGGTAATGATTGGTATGTGAACCTAATGGGGGAATCTCAGGTATCGTCAAATTTTGATGAACAACAAATCACCTCAGATGATGTATTTTTTAATGCCTTGGTTACTTTAAATAAGTATAGTGAGGAAAAAAATAGTATGTGGACCGTTGGTGCTGTCTATGATATACAATATGGTTTATACCATCCAATTCCCATCATTGCCTACACCAAAAGAATAAATGATGCTTGGGCTTATAAAATAGGTGCGCCAGATAGCGGTGTGAAATGGTCATTGGGGGAGAATCATGATTTTGAAGGTTTTGCTAGTTTAACAGGATTTACTAGTAATATTAATGATGGTATAGAAGTTTATAAAGAAGATTATACAGGTACATTTAGGCAAACCAGTTTTTTAATAGGGTTAGGTTATAATTTCACTTTTTGGGATAATTTTAAAGCTACGGTTACAGGGGGGTATACGGTATACAATCGTATGCAGATTCAGGATTATAATAATGATGAAGTTTATGATTTTGAAATGACTAATAGTTCCTATCTGAACGTTGGATTAAAATATTCTTTCAAAAATAATTCTAAGGTTAAGAGCTTGTACTAA
- a CDS encoding DUF4442 domain-containing protein, producing MAVSTGKFNTFTFFKLPSAWWCGVRLRHMDEKKAIVTVTHKWFNQNPFKSMFWAVQGMAAELSTGAMVIAQIKDSGKKISMLVANNTANFSKKATGKITFTCEDGHLIKEAIDKTIATGEGQAFWMKSIGVNEDGVVVSTFKFEWTVRVKK from the coding sequence ATGGCAGTATCTACGGGCAAGTTCAACACATTTACCTTCTTTAAATTACCATCTGCATGGTGGTGTGGGGTTAGGTTGCGACATATGGATGAAAAGAAGGCAATTGTAACGGTTACTCATAAATGGTTTAATCAAAATCCGTTTAAAAGTATGTTTTGGGCCGTACAAGGAATGGCGGCAGAGCTCAGTACTGGGGCTATGGTAATTGCTCAAATTAAAGACAGCGGTAAAAAAATATCTATGCTTGTAGCTAATAACACTGCCAACTTTTCTAAGAAAGCTACCGGCAAAATTACATTTACCTGTGAAGATGGTCACTTAATCAAAGAGGCTATAGATAAAACTATTGCTACAGGAGAAGGGCAAGCATTTTGGATGAAATCTATCGGTGTGAACGAAGATGGGGTAGTGGTCTCTACTTTTAAATTTGAATGGACGGTTCGGGTGAAGAAGTGA
- a CDS encoding nuclear transport factor 2 family protein: MAAQSATEEQLKETITKLDAEYFEAYNTCNMEKQSEMYAEDLEFYHDKGGLMTSKQDLLESLKKNICGKVTRELVEGSIEVYPINGFGAVEIGLHKFHNNQEPDAISKPGKFIMIWKKTDSIWKITRVISLH; the protein is encoded by the coding sequence ATGGCAGCACAATCTGCTACCGAGGAGCAATTAAAGGAAACGATTACCAAGTTAGATGCAGAATACTTTGAAGCGTATAACACCTGTAATATGGAAAAGCAATCAGAAATGTATGCCGAAGATTTAGAATTCTATCATGATAAGGGAGGCTTAATGACATCAAAACAAGATTTACTTGAAAGCTTAAAAAAGAATATTTGTGGTAAAGTAACAAGAGAGTTAGTTGAAGGTAGTATTGAAGTTTATCCTATAAACGGATTTGGCGCGGTAGAAATAGGATTGCACAAATTTCATAACAACCAAGAGCCGGATGCCATTTCAAAACCGGGAAAATTTATAATGATATGGAAAAAAACAGATTCCATTTGGAAGATCACGAGGGTCATCAGCCTTCATTAA
- a CDS encoding TIGR00266 family protein: MNAHEIDYQIFGEEMQYVEIELDPQEAVVAEAGSFMMMDSDIKMDTIFGDGSNQDNSVLGKIFSAGKRILTGESLFMTAFLNIGQGKKQVSFASPYPGKILPIDLSEKQGKFICQKDAFLCAAKGVSVGIEFSKKLGRGLFGGEGFIMQKLEGDGMAFVHAGGTLAKKELAAGEVLKVDTGCIVGFSQTVDYDIEFVGGIKNTVFGGEGLFFATLRGPGTVYVQSLPFSRLAGRVLASIPRGGKDKGEGSILGSLGDIVGGDNRF; this comes from the coding sequence ATGAACGCACACGAAATAGATTACCAGATTTTTGGTGAAGAAATGCAATATGTAGAAATAGAACTTGATCCGCAAGAAGCTGTTGTAGCAGAAGCAGGTAGTTTTATGATGATGGATTCTGATATTAAAATGGATACCATCTTTGGAGATGGTTCTAATCAAGATAATAGCGTACTAGGAAAGATTTTTTCCGCAGGAAAACGAATATTGACTGGCGAAAGTCTTTTTATGACCGCTTTTTTAAACATAGGTCAGGGAAAAAAACAAGTTAGTTTTGCTTCTCCATATCCAGGAAAAATTCTTCCTATAGATTTATCTGAAAAACAAGGAAAGTTCATCTGTCAAAAAGATGCTTTTTTATGCGCAGCAAAAGGAGTGTCCGTTGGTATAGAGTTTTCTAAAAAATTGGGTCGCGGTTTATTTGGAGGAGAAGGTTTCATCATGCAAAAATTAGAAGGAGATGGTATGGCCTTTGTACATGCTGGTGGTACTTTGGCAAAAAAAGAACTTGCTGCTGGTGAAGTCCTTAAAGTAGATACAGGTTGTATTGTTGGTTTTTCTCAAACTGTAGATTACGATATAGAATTCGTAGGGGGTATTAAAAACACGGTTTTTGGAGGTGAAGGTCTTTTCTTTGCTACCCTAAGAGGTCCCGGAACGGTTTACGTTCAATCATTACCATTTAGTAGACTTGCGGGTAGGGTTTTGGCTTCTATTCCAAGAGGAGGCAAGGATAAAGGAGAAGGAAGTATTTTAGGTTCTTTAGGAGATATTGTTGGTGGTGATAATCGTTTTTAG